One window from the genome of Desulfovibrio legallii encodes:
- a CDS encoding ABC transporter ATP-binding protein, translating into MAEIVLDGISKSYGDHKVLQNLSLKLEDGECFTLIGPSGCGKTVLLRIIAGFESLDAGSMRIGSEVVADAGTGVFLPAEQRSLGVVFQDYAVWPHMTVRQNVGYPLKIAKADPAEAAKLVQKSINDVNLTGMEDRLPSQLSGGQQQRVALARALVAQPSLLLLDEPLNNLDANLREEMRFEIKALQKNLGVTILYVTHDQEIALAISDRMAVMDEQGALRQVGAPAELFARPVDEFVFSFLGMSNFLHVTARDGAADLAGQAFPLLPEAGLDGELRVGFRPSDVVLRRTGEGVRATVRRASFLGAFMDYQLEVGGQCLRTAVDTHEALANDRLFKEGEDCVFTLRNAHWFK; encoded by the coding sequence ATGGCGGAAATCGTACTTGACGGCATTTCAAAATCCTATGGCGACCATAAGGTATTGCAGAATCTTTCCCTGAAGCTGGAAGACGGCGAGTGCTTTACGCTCATCGGGCCTTCCGGCTGCGGCAAGACGGTGCTCTTGCGCATTATCGCCGGTTTTGAGTCGCTGGACGCAGGCAGCATGCGCATTGGTTCCGAGGTGGTGGCCGACGCCGGAACCGGCGTTTTTCTGCCTGCGGAACAGCGCAGCCTGGGGGTTGTTTTTCAGGATTATGCCGTGTGGCCGCACATGACGGTACGGCAAAATGTGGGCTATCCCCTCAAAATCGCCAAGGCCGATCCGGCGGAAGCGGCGAAACTGGTGCAAAAAAGCATCAACGACGTGAACCTCACGGGCATGGAAGACCGCCTGCCCTCGCAGCTTTCCGGCGGGCAGCAGCAGCGCGTGGCCCTGGCCCGCGCCCTGGTGGCCCAGCCCAGCCTGCTTTTGCTGGACGAACCCCTGAACAACCTGGACGCCAACCTGCGGGAGGAAATGCGCTTTGAGATCAAGGCGCTGCAAAAAAATCTTGGGGTCACCATCCTGTATGTCACTCATGATCAGGAAATTGCCCTGGCCATTTCGGACCGCATGGCAGTGATGGACGAGCAGGGCGCGTTGCGTCAGGTGGGCGCCCCGGCGGAGCTTTTTGCCAGGCCTGTTGACGAATTTGTGTTTTCCTTTTTGGGCATGAGCAATTTTTTGCACGTTACGGCGCGGGACGGCGCGGCCGATCTGGCGGGGCAGGCCTTTCCCCTGCTGCCTGAAGCCGGCCTGGACGGGGAGCTCAGGGTGGGCTTTCGTCCTTCGGACGTGGTTTTGCGGCGCACGGGCGAAGGCGTGCGGGCCACGGTGCGCCGGGCCAGTTTCCTGGGCGCGTTTATGGACTACCAGCTGGAGGTGGGCGGCCAGTGCCTGCGCACCGCCGTGGATACGCACGAGGCCCTGGCAAACGATCGTCTTTTTAAAGAAGGCGAAGACTGCGTTTTTACCCTGCGCAACGCGCATTGGTTCAAATAA
- a CDS encoding ABC transporter substrate-binding protein produces MKRYGILFLAVVLWAASAVSAAAAEKLVVYTSLKESIIGSMKEAFVKKYPDISVDYQSAGAGKLMAKIATERQSGKIMADVIWTSEVPDFFNMRAEGILEKYVSPEMPNVINPFNDFDGSFTAVRLGTLGIAYNKRYVKQPPTQWSDMTKPEFKKAFGIANPALSGTAYMSIQLLVDKFGWDYVENVHKNGARIGKGSGQVVDDTASGDLLACIGVDYIVNEKIKKGADLALAYPPEMLVIPSPAAIFKGTPNLDAAKKFVDFLLSEEGQKILAEQGTLPVRKGIAPGKEYGLPSGEEAMARSLKIDYQKILDDKEATIKKFTDIMMAK; encoded by the coding sequence ATGAAACGTTACGGCATTCTTTTTTTAGCGGTCGTCTTGTGGGCGGCCTCTGCGGTTTCTGCCGCTGCGGCGGAAAAACTGGTGGTCTACACCTCGCTGAAGGAATCCATCATCGGTTCCATGAAAGAGGCTTTTGTTAAAAAATACCCTGATATATCTGTTGATTATCAGTCTGCCGGGGCCGGCAAGCTGATGGCCAAGATTGCCACCGAGCGGCAATCGGGCAAAATTATGGCCGACGTCATCTGGACCAGCGAAGTGCCGGACTTTTTCAACATGCGCGCCGAGGGCATTCTGGAAAAATACGTCTCGCCGGAGATGCCCAACGTCATCAATCCGTTTAATGATTTTGACGGTTCGTTTACGGCCGTCCGCCTGGGCACCCTGGGCATCGCCTACAACAAGCGCTATGTGAAGCAGCCGCCCACGCAGTGGAGCGACATGACCAAGCCCGAATTCAAAAAAGCCTTCGGCATTGCCAACCCGGCCCTTTCCGGCACCGCGTACATGAGCATTCAGCTGCTGGTGGATAAGTTCGGCTGGGACTATGTTGAAAACGTGCATAAAAACGGCGCGCGCATCGGCAAGGGCTCCGGCCAGGTGGTGGACGACACGGCCTCCGGCGACCTGCTCGCCTGCATCGGCGTTGACTATATTGTGAACGAAAAGATCAAAAAGGGCGCGGACCTTGCCTTGGCCTACCCGCCGGAGATGCTCGTTATCCCCAGCCCCGCCGCCATTTTCAAGGGCACGCCCAACCTGGACGCCGCCAAAAAGTTTGTGGATTTTCTGCTTTCTGAAGAAGGGCAGAAGATTCTGGCCGAGCAGGGCACCCTGCCCGTGCGCAAAGGCATAGCCCCCGGCAAGGAATACGGCCTGCCTTCCGGCGAGGAAGCCATGGCGCGCAGCCTTAAAATTGATTACCAGAAGATTCTTGACGATAAGGAAGCCACCATTAAAAAATTTACCGACATCATGATGGCAAAATAG
- a CDS encoding sigma-54-dependent transcriptional regulator — protein sequence MNAQKSIQLLVVDDDRNHREMLEALLEEWGYAPTGLDNGEAAVALCRERPFDLILMDVRMGGMNGVEATRAIKAYNPAIPILIMTAYSDVAGAVEALKAGAYDYLTKPLAFDVLKLALKRALDHATLKDEVRSLRHELAAAFDARQIIGQSPAMRQVLDLAAAIAPSEATVLITGESGTGKEVMARLIHANSARRNGPYVTVNCAALTETLLESELFGHEKGAFTGAEKRREGRFMAAHKGTIFLDEIGEIPLSMQVKLLRVIQEREIQRVGGDQPLKVDVRILAATNKDLAQEVAEGRFRQDLYYRLNVVALTLPPLRDRREDIPLLAMHFLKIFAQRNGKGVKGFTPTAMDRLLKHSWPGNVRELENAVERAVVLLVGEYVSERELPPTIVAGEEAPRPASRPDFAHMTLEEIERLAVQDTLEQVGGNKSEAARRLGINRKTLLAKLGK from the coding sequence ATGAACGCGCAAAAATCCATCCAGCTGCTGGTGGTGGACGACGACCGCAACCACCGCGAAATGCTGGAGGCCCTGCTGGAGGAATGGGGCTACGCCCCCACCGGCCTGGACAACGGCGAGGCCGCCGTGGCCCTTTGCCGGGAGCGGCCCTTTGACCTCATCCTCATGGACGTGCGCATGGGCGGCATGAACGGCGTGGAGGCCACCCGCGCCATCAAGGCCTACAATCCGGCCATCCCCATCCTGATCATGACGGCCTACTCCGACGTGGCCGGGGCCGTGGAAGCCCTCAAGGCCGGAGCCTACGACTACCTGACCAAGCCCCTGGCCTTTGACGTGCTCAAGCTGGCCCTGAAGCGCGCCCTGGACCACGCCACCCTCAAGGACGAGGTGCGCAGCCTGCGCCACGAACTGGCCGCCGCCTTTGACGCCCGCCAGATCATCGGCCAGAGCCCGGCCATGCGTCAGGTGCTGGATCTGGCGGCGGCCATTGCGCCTTCCGAGGCCACGGTGCTCATCACCGGCGAATCGGGCACGGGCAAGGAGGTCATGGCCCGGCTCATCCACGCCAACAGCGCCCGCCGCAACGGGCCCTATGTGACCGTAAACTGCGCGGCCCTTACCGAAACCCTGCTGGAATCGGAGCTTTTCGGCCACGAGAAGGGCGCGTTTACCGGGGCGGAAAAACGCCGTGAAGGCCGCTTTATGGCCGCCCACAAGGGCACCATTTTTCTGGACGAGATCGGGGAGATTCCCCTTTCCATGCAGGTCAAGCTGCTGCGCGTCATCCAGGAGCGGGAGATCCAGCGCGTGGGCGGGGACCAGCCCCTTAAGGTGGACGTGCGCATTCTGGCCGCCACCAACAAGGATCTGGCCCAGGAGGTGGCCGAAGGCCGCTTTCGTCAGGATCTTTACTACCGCCTCAACGTGGTGGCCCTGACCCTGCCGCCCCTGCGCGACCGGCGGGAGGACATCCCCCTGCTGGCCATGCACTTTCTCAAAATCTTTGCCCAGCGCAACGGCAAGGGCGTCAAGGGTTTCACCCCCACGGCCATGGACCGTCTGCTCAAGCATTCCTGGCCCGGCAACGTGCGCGAGCTGGAGAACGCCGTGGAGCGCGCCGTGGTGCTGCTGGTGGGCGAGTATGTGAGCGAACGGGAGCTGCCCCCCACCATTGTCGCCGGGGAGGAGGCCCCCCGCCCCGCCTCCCGCCCGGATTTCGCCCACATGACGCTGGAAGAAATCGAGCGCCTGGCCGTGCAGGACACCCTGGAACAGGTGGGCGGCAACAAAAGCGAGGCTGCGCGCCGCCTGGGCATCAACCGCAAAACCCTGCTGGCCAAACTTGGCAAGTAG
- a CDS encoding two-component system sensor histidine kinase NtrB translates to MAAATSSPRPLWIRSLSPWMLLGLALILGAAVTALSVRSSQREREAMTQNMVDRAEALIWALEAGGRSGFCRPADNFRSLEPLLMETAKQPGIVFMAVAGSGGLIMAHNGAAALTTEQAAAALPPPEKVGEGPAWRVRQWGERKVFEVYRLFAPLRPEHQAHQGRMGRMFGRGMGPGMMGEAAPPDAAGARRGWPPPPSAGPEEVPQTRRALGIAMVGLDMQPFEAALAADRRNTLVSAALVAALALAAVVSLFWAHNYRRSRRMLRDQRAMAAEVVANLPLGLITSDPGGAVALINATALDMLGLARERAVGASLRGLPGLDWAALARELAKKGRIPDREARLNVPGRRPAAVSLGAAAVRNETGVFLGHVFVLRDITEVKRLRAEAQRHDRLAALGNLAAGVAHEIRNPLSTIKGVAVYLARRLAPGGREEEAARRMVDEVDRLDRVVSELLQFARPGAMPRSAGDVREVIRHALRLAEADLQAKGVRVAQDLPPEFPDVPIHAERLTQALLNLFLNAAQAMSPGGELRVALAPLPDGNFYAITVTDTGPGIAEAALSSIFTPYFTTRPSGTGLGLSIALQIVEGLGGRLHAANVGGAPGQGAEFTLILPLRPDADATDAAPARGDTEKNQR, encoded by the coding sequence ATGGCAGCAGCGACATCTTCCCCACGTCCCTTATGGATCCGCAGCCTTTCCCCCTGGATGCTGCTGGGTCTGGCCCTCATCCTGGGCGCGGCCGTGACGGCGCTTTCCGTCCGCAGCAGTCAGCGGGAGCGGGAAGCCATGACCCAAAATATGGTGGACAGAGCCGAGGCCCTGATCTGGGCCCTGGAGGCGGGCGGGCGCTCCGGCTTTTGCCGGCCTGCGGACAATTTCCGCAGCCTGGAGCCCCTGCTGATGGAGACGGCCAAGCAGCCGGGCATTGTGTTTATGGCTGTGGCCGGCAGCGGTGGCCTGATAATGGCCCACAACGGGGCCGCGGCCCTTACCACCGAGCAGGCGGCAGCCGCCCTGCCCCCGCCGGAGAAAGTGGGGGAGGGCCCGGCCTGGCGCGTGCGCCAGTGGGGCGAGCGCAAGGTTTTTGAGGTTTACCGGCTGTTTGCGCCCCTGCGCCCGGAGCATCAGGCCCACCAGGGCCGCATGGGCCGCATGTTCGGCCGCGGCATGGGGCCGGGCATGATGGGGGAAGCCGCGCCGCCGGACGCGGCAGGAGCGCGCCGGGGGTGGCCGCCCCCGCCGTCTGCGGGCCCGGAAGAGGTGCCGCAAACGCGGCGCGCGCTGGGCATTGCCATGGTGGGGCTGGACATGCAGCCTTTTGAGGCGGCCCTGGCCGCCGACCGCCGCAATACGCTGGTCAGCGCCGCCCTGGTGGCGGCTCTGGCCCTGGCGGCGGTGGTTTCCCTGTTCTGGGCCCACAACTACCGGCGCTCGCGCCGGATGCTGCGCGACCAGCGGGCCATGGCCGCGGAGGTGGTGGCCAATCTGCCCCTGGGGCTCATCACCAGCGACCCCGGCGGGGCGGTGGCGCTCATCAACGCCACAGCCCTGGACATGCTGGGCCTTGCCCGTGAGCGGGCCGTGGGCGCTTCCCTGCGCGGTCTGCCTGGTCTGGACTGGGCGGCCCTGGCGCGGGAGCTGGCCAAGAAGGGCAGGATTCCGGACCGCGAAGCCCGGCTGAACGTTCCTGGCCGTCGGCCTGCCGCCGTAAGCCTGGGCGCGGCCGCCGTGCGCAACGAGACGGGCGTGTTTCTGGGGCATGTGTTTGTGCTGCGCGACATTACCGAGGTCAAACGTCTGCGGGCCGAGGCCCAGCGCCACGACCGCCTGGCCGCCCTGGGCAATCTGGCGGCGGGCGTGGCCCATGAGATCCGCAATCCCCTGAGCACCATCAAGGGCGTGGCCGTATACCTGGCCCGCAGGCTTGCGCCCGGCGGCCGCGAGGAAGAAGCGGCCCGGCGCATGGTGGACGAGGTGGACCGCCTGGACCGGGTGGTTTCGGAGCTTCTGCAGTTTGCGCGGCCCGGAGCCATGCCCCGCAGCGCCGGGGACGTGCGGGAGGTGATCCGCCACGCCCTGCGCCTGGCCGAGGCGGATCTGCAGGCCAAGGGCGTGCGGGTGGCGCAGGATCTGCCGCCGGAGTTTCCGGACGTGCCCATCCACGCCGAGCGCCTGACCCAGGCCCTGCTCAATCTTTTTCTTAACGCGGCCCAGGCCATGAGCCCCGGCGGGGAGCTGCGCGTGGCCCTTGCGCCGCTGCCGGACGGCAATTTTTACGCCATTACGGTTACGGATACGGGGCCGGGCATTGCCGAGGCGGCTTTGTCCTCCATCTTTACGCCGTACTTCACCACCAGGCCTTCGGGCACGGGGCTGGGGCTTTCCATCGCGCTGCAGATTGTGGAGGGCCTGGGCGGTCGGCTGCACGCGGCCAACGTGGGCGGCGCGCCGGGGCAGGGGGCGGAATTTACCCTTATCCTGCCCCTGCGTCCTGACGCGGACGCAACGGACGCCGCCCCAGCCCGCGGCGACACGGAGAAAAACCAACGATGA
- a CDS encoding SHOCT domain-containing protein, whose translation MFGCFSDGFMGGGGWPGMVLVFLLLVLAAVWACNLLRSRRQSHGDRRDSLEILKRRLAAGEISLEEFENLKKVL comes from the coding sequence ATGTTTGGGTGCTTTTCAGACGGATTTATGGGCGGAGGCGGCTGGCCGGGCATGGTGCTCGTGTTTCTGCTGCTGGTGCTGGCGGCGGTCTGGGCGTGCAACCTGCTGCGCTCTCGCCGACAGAGCCACGGCGACCGGCGCGACTCGCTGGAAATCCTCAAGCGGCGGCTGGCGGCGGGCGAAATCAGCCTGGAAGAATTTGAAAACCTTAAAAAAGTGCTCTAG